The following are encoded in a window of Streptomyces sp. 11x1 genomic DNA:
- a CDS encoding carbohydrate ABC transporter permease — protein sequence MITKDAERTVPVTSAPAAEEPPQRPGKVRRAWDEVPRWQIYLPLGIYLVFTLVPFYWILLFALRRPGSTSLVPWPITFEHFEKVWNERSFGTYFQNSVLVGVVTLLMTTLVALAGGYALARFDFKIKRGFMLALLCSQFVPGALLLVPLFQIFAELRMINSLGSVILAETVFQLPLSIILISNFIKNVPYSLEEAAWVDGCNRFTAFRVVVLPLLRPGLIAVGSFAFVHSWNHFLFALMFLSNQEKQTIPVGLNTLLSADSVDLGALAAGGIIAAVPVVIVFAFIQKWLITGFSAGAVKG from the coding sequence GTGATCACCAAGGACGCCGAGAGGACCGTACCGGTGACGTCCGCGCCCGCGGCCGAGGAGCCTCCGCAGCGGCCCGGCAAGGTCCGCCGCGCCTGGGACGAGGTACCGCGCTGGCAGATCTACCTGCCGCTGGGGATCTACCTGGTCTTCACCCTCGTCCCCTTCTACTGGATCCTGCTCTTCGCGCTGCGCAGGCCCGGCTCGACCTCGCTCGTGCCCTGGCCGATCACCTTCGAGCACTTCGAGAAGGTGTGGAACGAACGCAGCTTCGGCACCTACTTCCAGAACAGCGTGCTCGTCGGTGTCGTCACCCTGCTGATGACCACGCTCGTCGCCCTGGCCGGCGGCTACGCCCTCGCCCGCTTCGACTTCAAGATCAAGCGCGGGTTCATGCTGGCGCTGCTCTGCTCCCAGTTCGTGCCGGGCGCGCTGCTCCTGGTCCCGCTGTTCCAGATCTTCGCCGAGCTGCGGATGATCAACTCGCTCGGCAGTGTCATCCTCGCCGAGACGGTCTTCCAGTTGCCGCTGTCGATCATCCTGATCAGCAACTTCATCAAGAACGTGCCGTACTCCCTGGAGGAGGCGGCCTGGGTCGACGGCTGCAACCGGTTCACCGCGTTCCGGGTGGTCGTGCTGCCGCTGCTGCGGCCCGGTCTGATCGCCGTCGGCTCCTTCGCCTTCGTGCACTCCTGGAACCACTTCCTGTTCGCCCTGATGTTCCTCAGCAACCAGGAGAAGCAGACCATCCCGGTCGGCCTGAACACCCTGCTCAGCGCGGACAGCGTCGACCTGGGCGCACTGGCGGCCGGCGGCATCATCGCCGCCGTCCCGGTGGTCATCGTCTTCGCCTTCATCCAGAAGTGGCTCATCACGGGCTTCAGTGCGGGGGCGGTGAAGGGATGA
- a CDS encoding family 43 glycosylhydrolase: MTTSVSAPAFSADRGDGTYRNPVLDADWSDPDVLRVADDFYLTASSFGRAPGLPLLHSRDLVNWTLVGHALQLLEPAAEFRTPRHDCGVWAPSLRHFDDRFWIFWGDPDHGIFQVNAPGIRGPWTRPHLVKEGKGLIDPCPLWDEETGEAYLVHAWAKSRSGVKNRLTGHRMRPDGTGLLDEGKIIVDADRLSGWFTLEGPKLYRHDGWYWILAPAGGVETGWQGAFRSRDFFGPYEERIVLEQKDTEVNGPHQGGWVRTAADEDWFLHFQQRGAYGRVVHLQPMRWDHSDGWPVIGDDGAPVAVHRKPALPAQPPTAPATDDDFPGGRFGRQWQWTANPQDGWATQHSGDGLRLTCVRSVHAHDLRKLANVLTQRLPGIPAVVEVELRLDSEEPGARAGLAVLGDAFRWIGLQRGAEGTVHLVHRFAETVAGRERDADDARPAPGGRARLRIETSAGARCRFSYDVGEGWQPSGQVFAATPWRWVGALLGLFAVAPTGGGHAGAATFTQFRITPSA, from the coding sequence GTGACCACCTCGGTGAGCGCACCCGCCTTCTCCGCCGACCGGGGAGACGGTACCTACCGCAACCCGGTCCTCGACGCCGACTGGTCCGACCCCGATGTCCTGCGCGTGGCCGACGACTTCTACCTGACGGCCTCCAGCTTCGGCCGGGCCCCGGGCCTTCCCCTGCTGCACTCCCGGGACCTGGTCAACTGGACGCTCGTCGGCCACGCGCTGCAACTCCTGGAACCGGCGGCCGAGTTCAGGACCCCGCGCCACGACTGCGGGGTGTGGGCGCCCTCGCTGCGCCACTTCGACGACCGGTTCTGGATCTTCTGGGGCGACCCCGACCACGGCATCTTCCAGGTCAACGCCCCCGGGATCAGGGGCCCTTGGACCCGGCCGCACCTGGTCAAGGAGGGCAAGGGGCTCATCGACCCCTGCCCGCTGTGGGACGAGGAGACCGGCGAGGCGTATCTGGTGCACGCCTGGGCGAAGTCCCGCTCCGGCGTCAAGAACCGGCTCACCGGGCACCGGATGCGGCCCGACGGGACGGGGCTGCTCGACGAGGGCAAGATCATCGTCGACGCCGACCGGCTCTCCGGCTGGTTCACCCTGGAGGGGCCCAAGCTCTACCGCCACGACGGCTGGTACTGGATCCTCGCCCCCGCCGGAGGCGTGGAGACCGGCTGGCAGGGCGCCTTCCGCTCCCGCGACTTCTTCGGGCCCTACGAGGAACGGATCGTCCTGGAGCAGAAGGACACCGAGGTCAACGGGCCGCACCAGGGCGGCTGGGTGCGCACGGCGGCCGACGAGGACTGGTTCCTGCACTTCCAGCAGCGGGGCGCGTACGGCAGGGTCGTCCACCTGCAGCCCATGCGCTGGGACCACTCGGACGGCTGGCCGGTGATCGGCGACGACGGCGCCCCGGTCGCCGTCCACCGCAAGCCGGCGCTGCCGGCCCAGCCGCCGACCGCGCCCGCGACCGACGACGACTTCCCCGGCGGCCGCTTCGGACGCCAGTGGCAGTGGACCGCGAACCCTCAGGACGGCTGGGCCACCCAGCACTCCGGGGACGGGCTGCGGCTCACGTGCGTGCGCTCCGTGCACGCGCACGACCTGCGGAAACTGGCGAATGTGCTCACACAGCGGCTGCCGGGGATCCCCGCCGTCGTCGAGGTGGAGCTGAGGCTCGACAGCGAGGAACCGGGGGCGCGTGCCGGGCTCGCGGTGCTCGGGGACGCCTTCCGCTGGATCGGGCTCCAGCGGGGTGCCGAGGGGACCGTGCACCTCGTCCACCGGTTCGCCGAGACCGTCGCAGGCCGGGAACGGGACGCCGATGACGCGCGCCCGGCGCCCGGAGGGCGGGCCCGGCTGCGGATCGAGACCTCGGCCGGGGCGCGCTGCCGGTTCTCCTACGACGTGGGGGAGGGGTGGCAGCCCTCGGGACAGGTCTTCGCCGCCACCCCCTGGCGCTGGGTCGGCGCCCTGCTCGGCCTCTTCGCGGTCGCGCCCACCGGCGGGGGCCACGCCGGGGCGGCCACGTTCACGCAGTTCAGGATCACCCCTTCCGCGTAA
- a CDS encoding sugar ABC transporter permease — protein MAQAAAVAKPPTPPRRSRARRASTTPRRLPYLLIAPAALLMLGFIAYPVISVFYYSLQHYNPTKPWRNGFAGFENFVHAFTEDPLFWDTLVFSAKWVIVEVSLQLLFGLALALIVNQTFVGRAVGRALVFSPWAVSGVLTSAIWVLLYNSQTGITRYLADMGVGEYGTSWLSDTSTVFSAAIVADLWRGVPFFAILILADLQSVSKDLYEAAEVDGASRIRQFLHITLPHLKDAIILSTLLRAVWEFNNVDLLYTLTGGGPAGVTTTLPLYIANTSVDAHNFGYASALTTVAFVILLFCSMVYLRLSKFGGESK, from the coding sequence ATGGCCCAAGCCGCAGCCGTGGCGAAACCCCCCACGCCACCCCGGCGGAGCCGTGCGCGCCGTGCCTCCACGACCCCGCGCAGGCTGCCGTACCTGCTGATCGCCCCGGCCGCCCTGCTCATGCTGGGCTTCATCGCCTACCCGGTCATCAGCGTCTTCTACTACAGCCTGCAGCACTACAACCCCACGAAACCCTGGCGGAACGGCTTCGCCGGCTTCGAGAACTTCGTCCACGCCTTCACCGAGGACCCCCTCTTCTGGGACACCCTCGTCTTCAGCGCCAAGTGGGTGATCGTCGAGGTCTCGCTGCAACTGCTCTTCGGTCTCGCCCTCGCGCTCATCGTCAACCAGACCTTCGTCGGCCGGGCCGTCGGCCGCGCCCTGGTCTTCTCCCCGTGGGCAGTCTCGGGCGTGCTGACCTCCGCGATCTGGGTGCTCCTCTACAACTCCCAGACCGGCATCACCCGTTACCTCGCGGACATGGGCGTCGGGGAGTACGGCACCAGCTGGCTCTCCGACACCTCCACCGTCTTCTCGGCGGCGATCGTCGCCGACCTGTGGCGCGGGGTCCCCTTCTTCGCGATCCTCATCCTCGCCGACCTCCAGTCCGTCTCGAAGGACCTGTACGAGGCGGCCGAGGTCGACGGCGCGAGCCGCATCCGGCAGTTCCTGCACATCACGCTGCCGCACCTGAAGGACGCGATCATCCTCTCCACGTTGCTGCGCGCGGTGTGGGAGTTCAACAACGTCGACCTGCTGTACACCCTGACGGGCGGCGGACCGGCCGGAGTGACCACGACCCTCCCGCTGTACATCGCCAACACCTCCGTCGACGCCCACAACTTCGGCTACGCGTCCGCCCTGACCACGGTCGCGTTCGTGATCCTGCTCTTCTGCTCGATGGTCTATCTGCGGCTGAGCAAGTTCGGAGGCGAGTCCAAGTGA
- a CDS encoding Gfo/Idh/MocA family oxidoreductase — translation MNTTTYENPLPLVLAGARGHGRWHLENIRRMADKGIVRLAGICELTPLGADEIPDGLGTPEQSADFGALLDSTDAAIAVICTPIPTHTDLALTAAERGVHILLEKPPAPSYAEFRRMADGVAAAGVVCQIGFQSLGSHALPAIHKMVADGLIGEVVGVGGAGAWARAEAYYQRAPWAGKRRLNGVDVIDGALTNPLAHAVATGLALAGAPRAEDVATIETELLRANDIESDDTSCVRITTADGGRVTVAATLCAEDPDDPYNVVHGTSGRITFWYKQDRVLVQRAGHGPEEIEYGRTDLLENLVDHLVDGTDLLAPPEVTGAFMKVVEAIRVAPDPVALPADAWHRLPDEDRRVVDGIDGLVAAAADDLALYSELGAPWALPEPPAKEVST, via the coding sequence ATGAACACCACGACGTACGAGAACCCGCTTCCGCTCGTCCTCGCGGGAGCCCGCGGCCACGGCCGCTGGCACCTGGAGAACATCCGTCGGATGGCGGACAAGGGGATCGTCCGGCTCGCCGGCATCTGCGAACTGACGCCGCTGGGCGCGGACGAGATCCCCGACGGACTCGGCACGCCCGAGCAGTCCGCCGACTTCGGGGCGCTCCTCGATTCCACGGACGCGGCGATCGCCGTGATCTGCACGCCCATCCCCACCCACACCGACCTGGCACTGACGGCCGCCGAGCGGGGCGTCCACATTCTGCTGGAGAAGCCGCCGGCCCCGTCGTACGCCGAGTTCCGCCGGATGGCCGACGGGGTGGCGGCGGCCGGAGTGGTCTGCCAGATCGGATTCCAGTCGCTGGGCTCGCACGCCCTGCCCGCCATCCACAAGATGGTCGCGGACGGCCTGATCGGTGAGGTCGTCGGTGTCGGAGGCGCCGGTGCCTGGGCCCGCGCCGAGGCGTACTACCAGCGCGCGCCCTGGGCCGGAAAGCGGCGCCTGAACGGCGTGGACGTCATCGACGGGGCGCTCACCAACCCCCTCGCGCACGCCGTCGCCACCGGGCTCGCGCTCGCCGGCGCGCCCCGTGCCGAGGACGTCGCCACCATCGAGACCGAGCTGCTGCGCGCCAACGACATCGAGTCCGACGACACCTCCTGCGTACGGATCACCACCGCCGACGGCGGCCGGGTCACCGTGGCCGCCACGCTGTGCGCCGAGGACCCGGACGACCCGTACAACGTCGTCCACGGCACCAGCGGTCGGATCACCTTCTGGTACAAGCAGGACCGCGTGCTCGTCCAGCGTGCCGGACACGGTCCGGAGGAGATCGAGTACGGCCGCACCGACCTGCTGGAGAACCTCGTCGACCATCTCGTCGACGGCACCGACCTGCTGGCCCCGCCGGAGGTGACCGGCGCGTTCATGAAGGTCGTCGAGGCGATCCGGGTCGCCCCGGACCCGGTCGCGCTGCCGGCCGACGCCTGGCACCGGCTGCCCGACGAGGACCGCCGGGTCGTCGACGGCATCGACGGCCTGGTCGCGGCCGCCGCCGACGACCTCGCCCTCTACTCAGAACTCGGCGCGCCCTGGGCGCTCCCCGAACCACCGGCGAAAGAGGTGAGCACGTGA
- a CDS encoding PmoA family protein, translating to MTITDDSLVLRVAGRPVGRYLTRPEVPAHLSPRPCLHPVTTLSGTAVTELSPADHLHHLGVGVAVPDVEGHNFWGGRTYVRDQGPTELDNHGYQRHTAFQLRDPDGFVEELRWVASGTEILRERRTVAATELTDSAWALDFTFSLTNITDAPVSIGSPATNGRPGAAYGGFFWRARKGAAAPRVFTAGAEGETEVHGSRADWLALAGDTWTLVFAGATDTTRRDPWFVRADEYPGVGSSLAHTDRLAIEPGGTAVRRVVTVVADGTLDRVGAAALVRKAVSA from the coding sequence GTGACGATCACCGACGACTCCCTGGTCCTGCGCGTGGCGGGCCGCCCCGTGGGCCGCTACCTCACCCGGCCCGAAGTGCCGGCACACCTCTCCCCGCGCCCCTGTCTGCATCCCGTCACCACCCTGTCCGGTACGGCGGTCACCGAGCTGAGTCCCGCCGACCACCTCCACCACCTCGGCGTCGGTGTCGCCGTTCCCGACGTCGAGGGGCACAACTTCTGGGGCGGACGCACCTACGTCCGCGACCAGGGACCGACCGAACTCGACAACCACGGCTACCAGCGCCACACCGCCTTCCAGCTGCGCGACCCCGACGGCTTCGTCGAGGAGCTGCGCTGGGTGGCGTCCGGCACCGAGATACTGCGTGAGCGGCGTACCGTCGCGGCCACCGAACTGACCGACTCCGCCTGGGCGTTGGACTTCACCTTCTCCCTCACCAACATCACCGACGCCCCGGTGTCGATCGGCAGCCCCGCCACCAACGGTCGCCCCGGCGCCGCGTACGGCGGCTTCTTCTGGCGGGCCCGCAAGGGGGCCGCCGCACCCCGTGTCTTCACGGCCGGGGCGGAGGGCGAGACCGAGGTCCACGGCAGCCGCGCCGACTGGCTCGCCCTGGCCGGGGACACCTGGACGCTCGTCTTCGCCGGGGCCACCGACACCACCCGCCGCGACCCCTGGTTCGTCCGCGCCGACGAGTACCCGGGCGTCGGCTCCTCCCTCGCCCACACCGACCGCCTGGCGATCGAGCCGGGTGGGACGGCCGTACGCCGGGTCGTCACCGTCGTCGCCGACGGCACCCTCGACCGGGTCGGGGCCGCGGCCCTCGTACGGAAGGCGGTGAGCGCGTGA
- a CDS encoding pectate lyase: MRPRMWHAHVMTSVVGCTALVLGVTGTGVAQAQVRDLGRQVLGAGDGWGSAEGGTTGGSAADAEHVYTVTTWAEFKAALRDGGDAPKIIKVKGMIDAVSEGCEAFVTDGYDLQQYLKDYDPAVYGNDQVARGPQEDARVASMANQDSAIKADIPSNTTIVGVGKNSGILGGSLQIKGVSNVIMRNLTIEAPLDCFPKWDPTDDDNTGNWNSEYDAVVVFGTDHVWLDHNTFTDGRYPDSERPVYFGKVFQQHDGLTDIVRGSDYVTVSWNRFQDHDKNMLIGNSDGTAALDSGKLKVTLHHNRFDGILQRSPRVRFGQVDVYNNHYVVTEEQKDDYYLFGVGLSSQLHASDNAITLPSGASVGKALKRWNDSPLTAENNYVNGRLTDLIAVHNAEIPSEFLRSGAGWMPTLRTKVDSPRAVPGVVANRAGAGKVC; this comes from the coding sequence ATGCGTCCTCGTATGTGGCATGCCCATGTCATGACATCCGTCGTCGGCTGCACCGCGCTCGTGCTCGGGGTCACCGGCACCGGCGTCGCCCAGGCCCAGGTGCGTGACCTCGGGCGGCAGGTCCTCGGTGCCGGTGACGGGTGGGGGTCGGCCGAGGGCGGCACCACCGGTGGGTCCGCCGCCGACGCCGAGCACGTCTACACCGTCACCACCTGGGCGGAGTTCAAGGCCGCGCTGAGAGACGGTGGAGACGCGCCGAAGATCATCAAGGTGAAGGGGATGATCGACGCCGTCTCCGAGGGCTGCGAGGCCTTCGTCACCGACGGCTACGACCTCCAGCAGTACCTCAAGGACTACGACCCGGCCGTCTACGGCAACGACCAGGTCGCCAGGGGGCCGCAGGAGGACGCGCGGGTCGCGTCCATGGCCAACCAGGACTCGGCGATCAAGGCCGACATCCCGTCCAACACCACGATCGTCGGCGTCGGCAAGAACTCCGGCATCCTCGGCGGCAGCCTCCAGATCAAGGGCGTCTCGAACGTCATCATGCGCAACCTCACCATCGAGGCGCCGCTCGACTGTTTCCCCAAGTGGGACCCGACCGACGACGACAACACCGGCAACTGGAACAGCGAGTACGACGCCGTGGTCGTCTTCGGCACCGACCACGTCTGGCTCGACCACAACACCTTCACCGACGGGCGCTACCCGGACAGTGAGCGGCCGGTCTACTTCGGCAAGGTCTTCCAGCAGCACGACGGCCTGACCGACATCGTGCGCGGCTCCGACTACGTGACCGTCTCCTGGAACCGCTTCCAGGACCACGACAAGAACATGCTGATCGGCAACAGCGACGGCACCGCCGCCCTCGACTCGGGCAAGCTCAAGGTCACCCTGCACCACAACCGCTTCGACGGGATCCTCCAGCGTTCCCCGCGTGTGCGGTTCGGCCAGGTCGACGTCTACAACAACCACTACGTGGTGACCGAGGAGCAGAAGGACGACTACTACCTCTTCGGTGTCGGCCTCTCCTCGCAGCTCCACGCCAGCGACAACGCGATCACGCTGCCGTCGGGCGCGAGTGTCGGCAAGGCCCTGAAGAGGTGGAACGACTCCCCGCTCACCGCCGAGAACAACTACGTCAACGGCAGGCTGACGGACCTGATCGCCGTCCACAACGCCGAGATCCCCTCGGAGTTCCTCCGGTCGGGCGCCGGCTGGATGCCCACCCTGCGGACCAAGGTCGACTCGCCGCGCGCCGTGCCGGGCGTCGTCGCGAACCGCGCGGGCGCCGGGAAGGTCTGCTGA
- a CDS encoding pectinesterase family protein, which yields MIGRQPGPSRRSLTAAGIGTALALAVATPVRAARAAQAAPAARADRAARGRRVFGRYGSPAARLDERTLYVDAGGAGDFTTVQAAVTAAGGTSQAFSTGGGTGYTLVVAPGVYRETVAVGVARTEMTWIGASGDAQDVVVVYDNAAGTPKPGGGTYGTTGSATTLVQAAGFTARDITFANDWLRADHPGISGTQAVAIKVQGDRSAFLRCRFLGHQDTLYADSTALGTFARQYFRDCYAEGDVDFVFGRATAVFERCHFHTLTRTDLASAPYGFVFAPSTAGANPRGYLVTRSRITSEAPDAHYKLARPWVPSSDTTARPMLTVRETRLGAGIDAVAPYTDMSSGFPWQDQRFAEYRNTGPGAVVSVPENRPQLTAAEAASATREAYLGDWTPWERC from the coding sequence ATGATCGGGCGCCAACCGGGGCCGAGCAGACGGTCGTTGACGGCCGCCGGGATCGGGACCGCGCTCGCGCTCGCCGTCGCGACCCCGGTCCGAGCGGCCCGAGCGGCCCAAGCGGCACCGGCGGCCCGGGCCGACCGCGCCGCCCGTGGCCGCCGGGTCTTCGGACGGTACGGATCGCCGGCCGCCCGCCTCGACGAGCGGACCCTGTACGTGGATGCCGGCGGTGCCGGCGACTTCACCACCGTCCAGGCCGCCGTCACCGCCGCTGGGGGTACCTCCCAGGCGTTCAGCACTGGGGGAGGCACCGGATACACCCTGGTCGTCGCGCCCGGCGTCTACCGCGAGACCGTCGCCGTCGGCGTCGCCCGTACGGAGATGACCTGGATCGGTGCCTCCGGGGACGCCCAGGACGTCGTGGTCGTGTACGACAACGCGGCCGGCACCCCCAAGCCCGGCGGCGGCACCTACGGCACCACCGGGTCCGCCACCACCCTGGTGCAGGCCGCCGGGTTCACCGCGCGGGACATCACCTTCGCCAACGACTGGCTGCGCGCCGACCACCCCGGGATCAGCGGCACCCAGGCCGTCGCCATCAAGGTGCAGGGCGACCGGTCCGCGTTCCTGCGCTGCCGGTTCCTGGGGCACCAGGACACCCTGTACGCCGACTCGACGGCGCTCGGCACCTTCGCGCGGCAGTACTTCCGCGACTGCTACGCCGAGGGGGACGTGGACTTCGTCTTCGGACGGGCCACCGCCGTCTTCGAACGCTGCCACTTCCACACCCTGACCAGGACCGACCTGGCCTCCGCGCCCTACGGGTTCGTCTTCGCGCCCTCCACCGCGGGCGCCAACCCGCGCGGCTACCTGGTGACCCGGAGCCGGATCACCAGTGAGGCACCGGACGCCCACTACAAGCTGGCCCGGCCCTGGGTGCCCAGCTCGGACACCACCGCCCGTCCCATGCTCACTGTGCGCGAGACCCGCCTCGGTGCCGGGATCGACGCGGTAGCGCCCTACACCGACATGTCGTCGGGCTTCCCCTGGCAGGACCAGCGGTTCGCCGAGTACCGCAACACCGGACCCGGCGCCGTCGTCTCCGTCCCGGAGAACCGGCCCCAGCTCACGGCCGCCGAGGCTGCCTCCGCCACCCGTGAGGCGTACCTCGGCGACTGGACCCCGTGGGAGAGGTGCTGA
- a CDS encoding sugar ABC transporter substrate-binding protein, translating to MKISNRRSRRAAAAVALVSVLALTATACGDDGSGTGGDKGSEGSGKGEIVFWDNNGGVRTEIWKEVIADFEKAHPDIDVQYVGIAATEYQSKVDTAIQGGGLPDVGGIGAAMAAGFAAQGALEPLDDRLSKSSLSGKLNESMVESLKSAGGGDALFSIPTSANNGVLYYRIDLFKAAGLPEPTDWDKFYDAAEKLTDKDKNKFGYTIRGGAGSIAQALDAMYGQSGITSFWDASGEKTTVNDPKNVEALEEYVGLYKKVTPAADLNNDFTKMVAQFDSGTIGMLNHNLGSYQDHVKAFGDKFRGIPQPTGPGGKRVQVSNPVDGLGLFKSSKNKEAAWKFIEFATSHEENSKFNKSAGQVPSNNDAAKDTWISEAEPTKLAAAALTDGSTTIVQLPYYLPDWNTISKADNEPAFQKVMDGKSTAKEFLDTMAEQLNEAQAEWNEQKKG from the coding sequence ATGAAGATCAGCAATCGCAGAAGCAGGCGTGCCGCCGCGGCCGTCGCCCTCGTTTCCGTCCTCGCCCTGACCGCCACCGCCTGCGGTGACGACGGCAGCGGCACCGGCGGGGACAAGGGTTCCGAGGGCAGCGGCAAGGGCGAGATCGTCTTCTGGGACAACAACGGCGGTGTCCGCACCGAGATCTGGAAGGAGGTCATCGCCGACTTCGAGAAGGCCCACCCGGACATCGACGTCCAGTACGTCGGGATCGCCGCCACGGAGTACCAGTCCAAGGTGGACACGGCCATCCAGGGCGGCGGCCTCCCGGACGTCGGCGGTATCGGCGCGGCCATGGCCGCGGGATTCGCCGCGCAGGGCGCGCTGGAGCCGCTCGACGACCGGCTCTCCAAGTCCTCCCTGAGCGGCAAGCTCAACGAGTCGATGGTCGAGTCGCTGAAGTCCGCCGGCGGCGGCGACGCCCTCTTTTCGATCCCGACCTCCGCCAACAACGGTGTCCTCTACTACCGCATCGACCTGTTCAAGGCGGCGGGCCTGCCCGAGCCGACCGACTGGGACAAGTTCTACGACGCCGCCGAGAAGCTCACCGACAAGGACAAGAACAAGTTCGGCTACACCATCCGCGGTGGCGCCGGCTCCATCGCGCAGGCGCTGGACGCGATGTACGGGCAGTCGGGGATCACCTCGTTCTGGGACGCGAGCGGTGAGAAGACCACCGTGAACGACCCGAAGAACGTGGAGGCCCTGGAGGAGTACGTCGGCCTCTACAAGAAGGTCACGCCCGCGGCCGACCTCAACAACGACTTCACCAAGATGGTCGCGCAGTTCGACTCCGGCACGATCGGGATGCTGAACCACAACCTGGGCTCCTACCAGGACCATGTGAAGGCGTTCGGCGACAAGTTCCGCGGCATCCCGCAGCCGACCGGGCCCGGTGGCAAGCGGGTCCAGGTGTCCAACCCGGTCGACGGGCTCGGTCTGTTCAAGAGCTCGAAGAACAAGGAAGCCGCCTGGAAGTTCATCGAGTTCGCCACGTCGCACGAGGAGAACTCCAAGTTCAACAAGTCGGCCGGGCAGGTGCCGTCGAACAACGACGCCGCGAAGGACACGTGGATCTCGGAGGCCGAGCCGACGAAGCTGGCCGCCGCCGCGCTGACCGACGGGTCGACGACGATCGTGCAGCTGCCGTACTACCTGCCGGACTGGAACACGATCTCGAAGGCCGACAACGAGCCGGCCTTCCAGAAGGTGATGGACGGGAAGAGCACGGCGAAGGAGTTCCTGGACACGATGGCCGAGCAGCTGAACGAGGCTCAGGCGGAGTGGAACGAGCAGAAGAAGGGCTGA
- a CDS encoding rhamnogalacturonan acetylesterase: MSLTRRQVTTAALAAVPLAVAATGPASAAASPGGARRERTLYLAGDSTAAQKYADAAPETGWGMVLPFFLRQGAAVSNHAVNGRSSKSFIDEGHLDVILGDIRPGDFLVVQFGHNDSKIADPTRYTEPWTTYQDYLRQYIDGARARGARPVLATSVERRKFDASGNAVPTHGDYPAAAIALAAEEGVALLDIQALSIALWQRLGVEETKKYFNWTATEQDNTHFNPPGAVAVARLVVGELLRRRVLSPRDVRRLGEEIPESWITWPEA; this comes from the coding sequence GTGTCACTCACCCGTAGACAGGTCACCACCGCGGCGCTCGCCGCCGTTCCGCTCGCCGTAGCCGCCACCGGGCCCGCGTCCGCCGCGGCCTCGCCCGGCGGGGCCCGGCGTGAGCGCACCCTCTACCTCGCCGGCGACTCCACCGCCGCGCAGAAGTACGCCGACGCCGCGCCCGAGACCGGGTGGGGGATGGTGCTGCCGTTCTTCCTCCGGCAAGGGGCGGCGGTCTCCAACCACGCCGTGAACGGGCGTAGTTCGAAGAGCTTCATCGACGAGGGACACCTGGACGTCATCCTCGGAGACATTCGGCCCGGGGACTTCCTGGTCGTCCAGTTCGGGCACAACGACTCCAAGATCGCCGATCCCACGCGGTACACCGAGCCGTGGACGACGTACCAGGACTACCTGCGCCAGTACATCGACGGTGCGCGGGCGCGGGGCGCCCGGCCGGTGCTCGCCACCTCCGTCGAGCGCAGAAAGTTCGACGCGAGCGGCAACGCCGTGCCGACCCACGGCGACTATCCGGCAGCGGCGATCGCTCTCGCCGCGGAGGAGGGTGTCGCCCTCCTCGACATCCAGGCGCTGTCCATCGCGTTGTGGCAGCGACTCGGGGTCGAGGAGACCAAGAAGTACTTCAACTGGACCGCGACCGAGCAGGACAACACGCACTTCAATCCGCCGGGGGCCGTGGCCGTGGCCCGGCTAGTGGTGGGTGAGTTGCTGCGTCGGCGGGTGCTTTCGCCGCGGGATGTTCGTCGGTTGGGCGAGGAGATCCCGGAGTCGTGGATCACCTGGCCGGAAGCGTAG